The nucleotide sequence CAGTTGGTAGAGACGCTGGCGGGCTTCCGCAAGCCGGAGGCGGGCTCGCCGGGCCGGGTGTACGCCTCCCCTATTTCAGCAGCCACTGAATTCCACGCCGCCCACTCCTTCGGCGACCGGACCCGCACCTTCCTGAAGGTGCAGGATGGCTGCGACTACTCCTGCTCGTTTTGCACCATACCGTTGGCCCGCGGCAACAGCCGCTCCGACTCGGTGCAGAGTGTGGTAGAGCGGGTGCAAAAGTTAGCCGAAACCGGGGTCAAGGAAATCGTGCTGACGGGCGTGAACCTGGGCGACTTTGGCTTGCAGGGGCCGGAACGGGAGCGGAAAGAAAACTTCTACGACTTGGTGCAGGCTCTGGACGAGGTGGAAGGCATTGAGCGGTTTCGTATCAGCAGCTGTGAGCCCAATTTACTGTCGGATGAGATTATCCGGTTTGTGGCGCGTTCCAAGCGTTTTATGCCGCATTTCCACATTCCCTTGCAGTCAGGCTCCAACAAGATTTTGGGACTGATGCGCCGCCGCTACCGCCGCGAACTGTACGTGGAGCGGGTGCGCTTAATCAAAGAAGTGATGCCGCACGCCTGCATTGGGGTGGATGTAATAGTGGGTTTTCCGGGCGAGACTGAAGCTGACTTCTTGGAAACCTATGCGTTTCTGAACGAGCTGGACGTAAGCTACCTGCACGTCTTCCCGTACTCCGAGCGCGAAAACACGCTAGCCCCCACCCTGCCTGGCCGCGTGCAGGACCGTCACCGTCATGAGCGTACCACTCAGCTGCGTAGCCTCTCGGAGAAGAAGAAGCGCCATTTCTACGAACAGCAAATAGGCCTTGCAACAGCCGTGCTTTTCGAAGACGACGTGACCAACGGCCAGATGGAAGGCTTCACGCCGAATTACATCCGCGTGACGGCCAAGTATGACCCACTGCTGGTGGGCGAGTTGAAGCGCTTGCGCCTGACAGCTGTGAACCCGCAGAACCTAATGGAAGCCGAAGAGCTAGGCATAGAAGTGTTTCAGCACTAGCGTGAGTTAGCGGGCCGCATTGTGCCTGGCTATACAGTCAAAAGCCCCGGCGCCACAGGAGTGGCGCCGGGGCTTTCTTATTGTCTAACGCTCATTAATAGTGTGCTACCTTGGCGACAACTGCCGCTGCATAAGGTCTAGCATTTGCTGCATGAGGCGCTGCTGTTCTTGCAAATGCTGATTGCGCAGCTCAGCCATAGCAAGCTGATGCGCCATTTGCTGGGTGTAGAGAGCCGGCTGCCACGCGGCTTCAGCAGGAACGGAAGCAGCTACCGGAGCCGGTGGTGGTGTAGATGCTGCTGGTAAAGCCACTTCGGGAGTAGGAACAACGGATACAGAAGCAGGAACCGTGGCCTCAGGAGCGGCAGGCGTGGCGGGTTCTTGCAGTGTTGCCGGAGAGCTGGTTATGGGTGCCTGGCTGCTGGGCGCAGAAACTGGTTCGGTATCTCTACTCTCGGCAGCAGCTCCTGCTGCGTCCGGCACGGGCACGGGACTTTTCGCTTTGGCAGAGCTAGCAGTAACGGGGGCGGCTGTGGGCAGGGAAGTATCTGAAAGTATCATAGGCCCAGCGCCTAACATAAGCCAGTCTCTTGATACATTTGGATATACTTTAAACACAGAACTCAAAAGGTCAAACCCGGGCTTATTACGTTCATCAACAAGGTGTTGGATTACAGTAGCAGTTTTGCCTATCGAAGACGCAAAGGCATTTTTCGATATTCCCAAATGAGAAATAAGCTGAACAAATCGCTGGCCGATGGTTTCAGATTCAATCATATACAAATGTTGTTAACTACGCAAATGTATATAAAACATTCCAACAACCACCATTGCTTGCGCGCGCAGCTTTTTACTTCTCTATGCCCTCGCCAATCCAAGCAGAGGCAAAAGATTGACAAACCAAGCGGAACATCACCAGATTTATGCGCCAACCCCAGTAGCTCATTGCTCTCATAGTGCCCACCGCTCGCGTCATCGTAATTGAAGCTGAAGGCTCCTCTCCTCCTTCCGAGCGAGCTTGTTAAATTAGCGCATCTAGGCTGCGACGGGCGTGGCTAGCCGGGCCCAGCTTTTGAAATTCCGTGGGGGTTAGGCCGGTTACCTGCCGGAACTGCCGCGACAAATGGGCCGGACTGCTGTAGCTTAGCTGCTGCGCAATTTCAGTCATGCTCAGCTCGTCGTAGCCAATCAATTCTTTCGCTCGTTCCACTTTCTGCCGGATGATGAACTTCTCGATGGTCAGGCCTTCGTGGGTGGAGAATAGGTGCGAGAGGTAGTGATAGTCGCGGCCTAGCTGCTCGGACAAGTACGCCGAATAGTTGAGGAGGCGTGGCCCGGGCGGCGGGTAGTGAATAAGCGCCACGACCAAGGTTTTGATGCGCTCAACCAGCTGCTCTTGCGGGTCAACGAGCAAGGCAAAGCCCTGCTTCTGCAAGCTGCCCGCTATGCTTTCCAAATCCGGCGGCGCCCCATTAGGGCTGGAAACGTCGGCCTCACCCAAGGCCACGCGGTGCACCTGCAAGCCCAGCGTGGCTAGCTCCTCTCCCACCACCCGAACGCACTGCGGGCACACCATGTTTTTTATCAGCAGCCGGTGAGTTCCGGGTGGGGGCAGGATGTGCGCAGCACTCAAGTCGTTTTTCATTGGACGCCAGTTTTATTTCACTACTAAGCTACCGCGCAGCATGCCCATACCGCAGGTGAAAGCATACGTGCCGACTTTTTCGGGCAGTAGTTCCACCAGCGTCGTTTTGAAGGCCGGCAGTTCGCGGCGGACGCTGAAGTCGGGAAACAGCACTTCCTCGGAGCAGCTATTTTCTTCGTCGCGGTAGAAGTGTAGCTGCACGGGCTTGCCACACTCCACCTCTATGACGTCGGGCGTGTAGCCGCCTTTCACATTGATGGCCACTTCTTGCACGCCACCGGAAGAGGAGACGGCGCTAACCACTTGCCGAGTGGAAAAGAAGAAGTACCAGACCACAAAGGCTGCCAACGCGAGGCCCGCCAGGGTAACGATAATTTCGGGAGCATCCATAGCGGTGAGGGTGATTAGCGGTGAGAAAACGAACGCAGACGCAGCGAGTTGGTAAGCACCGACACCGAGCTTAACGCCATGGCTCCGGCTGCCAGCATGGGCGAAAGTAGGATGCCGAAGAACGGATACAGCAGCCCAGCGGCCACGGGAATGCCCAGCGTGTTGTAGATAAAAGCGAAAAACAGGTTTTGCTTGATGGTACGAATCGTTTGGCGCGACAGCTCAATGGCCGTAACTACCCCGCTCAGATCAGAGCGCATCAGGGTGATGCCGGCGGCTTCCATGGCGACGTCGGTACCAGCGCCCATGGCTAACCCGATATCGGCCTGGGCCAGCGCGGGTGCATCGTTGATACCGTCGCCGACCATGGCGACGGTGCGACCCTCGGCTTGCAGCTCTTTCACTTTGCTGGCTTTGTCTTGGGGCAGCACCTCCGCGAAGTAGCGCTTAATCCCGACCTGGCCGGCCACCTGGGCGGCAGTTTGCGGGTTGTCGCCGGTCATCATGACCACTTCAATACCCATGGCTTGCAACCGCTGGATGGCCGCCGCAGAGCTTTCGCGCACCGTATCGGCCACCCCTATCAGACCGGCGGCCTGACCTTCGGTAGCCACGTAAAGCACGGTTTTAGCTTGCGCCAACAACTGTTGCGCCTGCTGTTCTAGCGCTGGCGTTAGGCGCACGCCGGCTTCGTTCAGCAAGCGCAAGTTGCCAACAAGTACAGCTTGCCCGCTAATGGTAGCAACCGCTCCTTTGCCTTCCACCGCCCGGAACGCAGTAGCTGGCAGAGCGGCCACTTGCTGGGTCTCAGCATAACGCACTACGGCTTCCGCCAGCGGGTGCTCCGATTGACGCTCAACGGCTGCTACCAGTTCTAGTAGCGCAGTGGCATCCTGACCGGCCGCGGGCACGAAATCCGTTACGGCTGGCTCGCCACGGGTGATGGTGCCGGTTTTGTCTAGCAGCACCGTGTTCACCTGATGCGCCTTTTCCAAGGCTTCCGCATTCCGAATTAACACGCCGTGCTCGGCTCCCTTGCCGGTAGCTACCATGATAGCCGTGGGCGTGGCCAGACCAAGCGCACACGGACAGGCAATGATGAGTACGGCCACGAAATTGACCAGCGCCAACGGCAAGCGCGCCTCCACTGGCGCCAAATCGAACCAAACCACGAACGTCAGGATAGCAATAACTACCACCGTGGGCACGAAGATGGCGCTTACCTTGTCGGCCAGGCGTTGGATGGGGGCGCGGCTACCTTGGGCGTCCTCTACCAGCTTCACAATCTGGGCAAGCATGGTATCGGCCCCCACTTTGGTGACTTGAAAACGAAAGGAACCCGTTTTATTGAGGGTGGCTCCGAACACCGCGTCGCCGGGTTTCTTGTCCACGGGCAGGCTCTCCCCCGTGAGCATGGCCTCGTCTACGGCCGAGTGCCCTTCCGTAACGAGGCCATCGGTGGCTACTTTCTCGCCGGGGCGCACCACTATCAGGTCGCCTAGCTGTACCTGTTCGATGGGCACATCCACTTCCTGACCGCCGGGGCGCACGACGCAGGCTGTTTTGGCCTGCAACCCTATTAGCGCCCGGATAGCGGCCGAAGTCTGGGTCTTAGCCCGCAGCTCCAGCACTTTACCCAGCAGAATCAGGGCAATAATGGTGGCGGTGGTGTCATAATACACTTCGGGCATGATGCCGCGGCGCATAAAGAAACCAGGCACGATGGTGGCCGCGAGGCTATACAGAAAAGCTGCGCCAGTGCCTACCGCAATAAGCGTGTCCATGTTGGCGGCCCGGTGCTTGAAGCCATTCCAGGCCGAGCTATAAAACTCCCGGCCGCTGTAGAACAGCACGGGCAGGGTAAGCAGCAACAAGCTGTAGTTGAGCCACTGCATGTTGACCTGTTGCATCAGCGCGGGCCACAGCATCAGCATGCTCAGCGGCATAATCAGGAGGGCCAAGCCCGCGGCCACCCAGAAGCGCTGCTTGAGCTTCAGATAGGCCAGGGCTTTCTGACGGTCGATTTCTGCGTTGCGCTCGGCCGCGCTAGTATCGGGAACACGCTCTATCACGCCATAACCGGCGTTTACCACGGCTTCTTTTAGGGAAGTGGGGCTGGCTTGCGTAGGTACATAGTCTATAGTGGCTTTTTCGGTGGCGAAATTGACCACGGCCCGTTGTACGCCGGGGGTGCGGGTCAACGATTTTTCCACGAAGGCCGCGCACGAAGCGCAGGTCATGCCTTCAATATCGAGGGTTTCGGTTTTCGTAGTAGGTTCCATGATGGGATAGCAACAAAGTAGAGTTCCGGCACCTACTCCTATGATAAATCGGGGCGCGGAATTACACTACAAAGGAACGGCTGGCTGGGGCACGAGTTGGTACGGAATCTTTCGGAAATCTTGCATAATTAGCACGCCAGCTACCAGCCAGCAGCTTATAAAATACTGCCGCTAGCTGGCATAATTTTGCGCTTCCCGATGCGCAAAAACTAGTCGCAGCTACTCAGAAACCGACGTTAAAGTGATAATCAGTGCGGTTTTCCAGTATACTTCCAGACAGGCACCCCGCGTTGGAAACTCTTTCTTTGAAAACTTAGTAGAGGCTGTAGCTCTTCTATTTCTTTGGAGAAGCCTACTTTTGCGCCTACTTACCGCACACCATGTTTCGTAGTCTGTTCCTTTTCCGACGCTTGCTGGCGACGTCCTTCCTGGTCGTCTTCGTCAACGTGTTCGTGGGACAGTGCTGGTGTGCGAGCCTAGCTTCGGCTGCTACGCCTTCAGGGGCCGTGGCCAAGTCGGTAGCGCCAACGAAGAGCGCCCATGCGGGGTGCCATGGCATGGCTTCCAAGAAAGCGCAGCACAAAGCCCGGCACGCGCAGAAGCCCTGCCACTCGACCCGGAAGCATGACTGCTGCAAAGACAAGTCGGCATCCCTGCTCTCGTCGCTGACGGCACCCGCGGGGAAGCACCTCTTCACTCCGGCCCCGGCCTTGCTGCCGGCTGGCACCGAGTTCTTTTTCCGGCCCGCAACGGGCCATTGGGACCGTACGGGCGTGGTTATGCTGGTGCTCCGCGAGCATCTGCCGCCCAAAATCCCGGACATTCGCATTTTTATTCAGTCCCTGACGGTCTGATGGTTATCACGCGCTGAGGCTCGCCCCGGCATAGCTGTGCTATGTCTGGGGTGGGCCTTTGCTTTTGCGTGTCCGCTTGGCGCCTTGGTCGCGCCTCCCCCACTTTTCCTGGTTTTCTCTTTCCACGAAGCAGGTCAGTTGGCGACGCCGCTGGTTGGTTTCCGCACCTAGTTGCTGTGGGCTCTGCTACGCACTTCGCGTGGGTTAGCTGGCGTGCCAGCCTTGTACCCAGACTTGCTAGCGCCACGCGCAGCAAAGTGCTAGGCGGCTGCACGCTTCCTTGGATATTCATTCCCCACTTCTGTTTTATGTACCGCATTTCCGTTTTCGTGCTGGCCCTTGCCAGCTTGTTTGCCACCGCTAGCTGCTCCTCGGATTCCGCTTCGAGCAGCGCCACCAACACCGTCACGACGCCCACCGAAGGGCCCGCTGAGGGCACCGCCGACCACGCCGGAGGCCACATTTACTCCTGCCCCATGCACCCCGAAGTGACCAGCACCAAAGCCGGTGACAAGTGCCCCAAGTGCGGCATGAACCTGGAGCATACCGACAAAGTCCTGAACGGCAAGTCGTATAGCATGAAGCTGGTGCCCACCCCTACGCAGCTCACCGCAGGCCAACCCGCCACGCTGGCATTCACACCCCAAGAAACCGGCAACGAAGCCGCGCCGGTGCCGCTGGCTGTGGTGCACGAAAAGAAAATCCACCTCATCATCGTCAGCAAAGACCTCGGGCAGTTCTACCATGAGCACCCCGAGTACACTGCCCAAGGCGACTACAAGGTGCAATACACCTTCCCAAAAGGCGGCGAGTACGTGCTGTTTCAGGATTACACGCCGGCTGGCGCTGGCCATCAGTTAGGCCGCCAGCCCATCACGGTAAAGGGCACGGCCTACACGCCCGTCAAGTTCAAGAACGACGACATGCAGTGGGACCAGGACGGCTACCAGGCCACCCTCTCGTTCGATAAAGCCCTGACCGTAGGCCAGCCGCTGGGCATGAAAATCAACATCACTAAGGGCGGGCAACCCGTTACCGACCTCGACAACTACCTCGGCGCCTTAGGTCACGTGGTGGTCATCAGCGAAGACACCGAGCAGTACCTGCACGTGCACCCCAACGAGCAGGCCGACAAGGGCCCTAGTATCGGCTTCAACACCAATTTCGAGAAGCCCGGTCTCTACCGCGTGTTCCTGCAGTTCAACCACGGTGGCAAGATTCACACCGGCGACTTCACTATCAACGTGAAGGCCTAGCCAGCCGGCGCAACGCCTTCCCTCTTTCACCTCTACTTCCTCGCAATTCCAATGAAAGCCTTGTCTTTTATCCTCGCTGCCCTTAGCTCAGGCGGGCTGCTGCTTGCCAGTTGCAACAACGAAAAAGCACCTGCTACCACTGCCACAAGTGAAGTACCTGCCGCCGATACCGCAGCTTCCGGCACCATGGCTGGCATGGACCACTCGGCTATGAGCCACGGCGCGGCGGCTAGTACCTCGCCCCTAGTGGCTTCTATGAACGAGATGATGGCCAAGATGGAGGCTGTCAAGATGATGGGCAACACCGACCACGATTTTGCCCACCATATGCTCGAACACCACCGGGGCGCGGTGGCCATGGCCGATATCGAGCTGCGCGACGGCAAGGATGCCACTATGCGCCAAATGGCCTCAACGATAAAAGCCAATCAGCAACAGGAAATTGGGGCGCTGGAAGCCGTAGCTACCCGCCTTGACAACGCCCCCACCAACTACAATCCTCAGAACCCCAACGACCCGTTCACGGCCCAGATGAAAGCCTCCATGGACGACATGATGAAGAACATGCCCACTACAGTAGCGGACCCCGACATGAACTTCAACATGCTCATGACCGTGCACCACCAGAGTGCCGTGGACATGGCTCAGGCAGAGCTAGTGCACGGCCGCGACACCAAGCTCAAGGCTATGGCCCTGAAGATGGTGGAGGAACAGCAGAAAGAAATCAGTGCTTTCAAAGCCTGGCACGCCCAAAACGCGTCGAAGATGTAAGCCGAGGAGTTCCCGCGGCAGCATCTGTGGCGGGAGCTTACGTGAAAGGCGCAGGCGGCATTCCCTGTTGTTGGATGTGGCAGCTCCGAGCCAGCCGCACCGTAGAACGGCAGCCACCACGGGTGGCGAACCGGTAGCGAATTACTAAACTGAGTGTATGAAGGACCTTGAAATACAAGGATTTGGTAGGGTATGGTTTCTCGTGCTGGCACTCCTCGGAGCCACGCTGGCACCTGTACGGGCGCAAACCACCGTTCGCCTGGACAGTGCCGAAGCCCAGGCGTTGCGGCGGCACCCGCGCCTACGACAGTCCGACCAGGAACTAGCCGAGCAACGCGCCCTCAAGCGGGGCTCGTTTGCGCCTGCCAATCCGGACTTCCTGTTTTCGGCTCCTACGGGGGAGCGGTGGGCCCCGGGCGTAGTACAAACCATCGACCTGCCCAACGTGTATCGGCGGCAGGCCCAGGTGGCACAGGCCGGTATCACGCTGGCCGAGCGCAACCGCGAGGTAAGCCGTGCCAGCGTCCTGCGCGACACGCGGTTAGCGTATTTGAGTTTGCAATTCACCGAAGCGCAAGTGCGCCAACTCGCCTACCAGGATAGCCTCTACCAAGCGTTGCGGCTAGCCACGGAGCGGCTGTTTGCGGCCGGCGAAGTCACCTCCCTGCAGCGCATCAGCACCGACGCGGAAGCCCGCCAGATTACGGTGCAGCGGCAACAAGCTGTAGCCGACCAGCAAGCCGCTCAGCGCCGACTGGGCCTGCTACTGGGTACGCCCACCGCGGGCCTGGTCACCAGCACCGATCTGCGCCAGACGGGCCCTGTGCTGGCTCAAACCGGGGCCGCGCTGCTGGGCAGCCTTCCGGCCGAGGACAGCAGCGCCCTGGTACGCAGCCCAGCTTTGGCCTACGCCACTCAGAATGTGGAGCTTAGCCAGTCCGGCATTAGCTTGGTGCGGGCCCGGCGCACCCCAGCCCTCACGGTGGGCTACCAGAACCAGGCCTACGAAAACTCGGTGGTGAAGTACCGCTTTCAGTTTGGGGTATCGTTGCCCATTTGGTTTTGGACCTACCGCTCGCAGCTGCAAGCGGCTACGGC is from Hymenobacter tibetensis and encodes:
- the mtaB gene encoding tRNA (N(6)-L-threonylcarbamoyladenosine(37)-C(2))-methylthiotransferase MtaB, coding for METRKVAFYTLGCKLNFSETSAIGRQFEEHGFEKVAFEDAADIYVINTCSVTDHADRKCRKVVKEALKHNPEAFVTVVGCYAQLKPQEIASIPGVHAVLGAAEKFQLVETLAGFRKPEAGSPGRVYASPISAATEFHAAHSFGDRTRTFLKVQDGCDYSCSFCTIPLARGNSRSDSVQSVVERVQKLAETGVKEIVLTGVNLGDFGLQGPERERKENFYDLVQALDEVEGIERFRISSCEPNLLSDEIIRFVARSKRFMPHFHIPLQSGSNKILGLMRRRYRRELYVERVRLIKEVMPHACIGVDVIVGFPGETEADFLETYAFLNELDVSYLHVFPYSERENTLAPTLPGRVQDRHRHERTTQLRSLSEKKKRHFYEQQIGLATAVLFEDDVTNGQMEGFTPNYIRVTAKYDPLLVGELKRLRLTAVNPQNLMEAEELGIEVFQH
- a CDS encoding helix-turn-helix domain-containing protein — translated: MKNDLSAAHILPPPGTHRLLIKNMVCPQCVRVVGEELATLGLQVHRVALGEADVSSPNGAPPDLESIAGSLQKQGFALLVDPQEQLVERIKTLVVALIHYPPPGPRLLNYSAYLSEQLGRDYHYLSHLFSTHEGLTIEKFIIRQKVERAKELIGYDELSMTEIAQQLSYSSPAHLSRQFRQVTGLTPTEFQKLGPASHARRSLDALI
- a CDS encoding cupredoxin domain-containing protein — protein: MDAPEIIVTLAGLALAAFVVWYFFFSTRQVVSAVSSSGGVQEVAINVKGGYTPDVIEVECGKPVQLHFYRDEENSCSEEVLFPDFSVRRELPAFKTTLVELLPEKVGTYAFTCGMGMLRGSLVVK
- a CDS encoding heavy metal translocating P-type ATPase, whose product is MEPTTKTETLDIEGMTCASCAAFVEKSLTRTPGVQRAVVNFATEKATIDYVPTQASPTSLKEAVVNAGYGVIERVPDTSAAERNAEIDRQKALAYLKLKQRFWVAAGLALLIMPLSMLMLWPALMQQVNMQWLNYSLLLLTLPVLFYSGREFYSSAWNGFKHRAANMDTLIAVGTGAAFLYSLAATIVPGFFMRRGIMPEVYYDTTATIIALILLGKVLELRAKTQTSAAIRALIGLQAKTACVVRPGGQEVDVPIEQVQLGDLIVVRPGEKVATDGLVTEGHSAVDEAMLTGESLPVDKKPGDAVFGATLNKTGSFRFQVTKVGADTMLAQIVKLVEDAQGSRAPIQRLADKVSAIFVPTVVVIAILTFVVWFDLAPVEARLPLALVNFVAVLIIACPCALGLATPTAIMVATGKGAEHGVLIRNAEALEKAHQVNTVLLDKTGTITRGEPAVTDFVPAAGQDATALLELVAAVERQSEHPLAEAVVRYAETQQVAALPATAFRAVEGKGAVATISGQAVLVGNLRLLNEAGVRLTPALEQQAQQLLAQAKTVLYVATEGQAAGLIGVADTVRESSAAAIQRLQAMGIEVVMMTGDNPQTAAQVAGQVGIKRYFAEVLPQDKASKVKELQAEGRTVAMVGDGINDAPALAQADIGLAMGAGTDVAMEAAGITLMRSDLSGVVTAIELSRQTIRTIKQNLFFAFIYNTLGIPVAAGLLYPFFGILLSPMLAAGAMALSSVSVLTNSLRLRSFSHR
- a CDS encoding heavy metal-binding domain-containing protein, producing MYRISVFVLALASLFATASCSSDSASSSATNTVTTPTEGPAEGTADHAGGHIYSCPMHPEVTSTKAGDKCPKCGMNLEHTDKVLNGKSYSMKLVPTPTQLTAGQPATLAFTPQETGNEAAPVPLAVVHEKKIHLIIVSKDLGQFYHEHPEYTAQGDYKVQYTFPKGGEYVLFQDYTPAGAGHQLGRQPITVKGTAYTPVKFKNDDMQWDQDGYQATLSFDKALTVGQPLGMKINITKGGQPVTDLDNYLGALGHVVVISEDTEQYLHVHPNEQADKGPSIGFNTNFEKPGLYRVFLQFNHGGKIHTGDFTINVKA
- a CDS encoding DUF305 domain-containing protein, whose amino-acid sequence is MKALSFILAALSSGGLLLASCNNEKAPATTATSEVPAADTAASGTMAGMDHSAMSHGAAASTSPLVASMNEMMAKMEAVKMMGNTDHDFAHHMLEHHRGAVAMADIELRDGKDATMRQMASTIKANQQQEIGALEAVATRLDNAPTNYNPQNPNDPFTAQMKASMDDMMKNMPTTVADPDMNFNMLMTVHHQSAVDMAQAELVHGRDTKLKAMALKMVEEQQKEISAFKAWHAQNASKM
- a CDS encoding TolC family protein, which gives rise to MKDLEIQGFGRVWFLVLALLGATLAPVRAQTTVRLDSAEAQALRRHPRLRQSDQELAEQRALKRGSFAPANPDFLFSAPTGERWAPGVVQTIDLPNVYRRQAQVAQAGITLAERNREVSRASVLRDTRLAYLSLQFTEAQVRQLAYQDSLYQALRLATERLFAAGEVTSLQRISTDAEARQITVQRQQAVADQQAAQRRLGLLLGTPTAGLVTSTDLRQTGPVLAQTGAALLGSLPAEDSSALVRSPALAYATQNVELSQSGISLVRARRTPALTVGYQNQAYENSVVKYRFQFGVSLPIWFWTYRSQLQAATARSEAAGYQLQTQRLELSTQYQQALADTRKFSSSLTYYEQTGVPQAAAIISQSQRLFRAGEISYLVLIQSLNQAFTIQNTYLTTIRDYRQALVELNYLRGE